In uncultured Methanobrevibacter sp., the following proteins share a genomic window:
- a CDS encoding carboxypeptidase-like regulatory domain-containing protein, with protein sequence MNTKDIIYICATIIIILAIGMFVLSHPFGSAEKTAILTMESSQSLTEGDSLILKLSDENKTPIAGQRIEINLTHGSNGITENFTLKTNENGECRLEDLIADNFTLSAKYNGNKNYKQATLSGNIYVKKKASASNNDKYKTDNKVDDVIDGWDPKEHEVSREALGDGTYRITYDDGYFRIVDEDGNILTYGY encoded by the coding sequence ATGAATACAAAAGATATCATATACATATGCGCTACAATAATCATTATTCTTGCAATTGGAATGTTTGTACTGTCCCATCCTTTTGGAAGTGCTGAAAAAACTGCAATTCTCACTATGGAAAGCAGCCAAAGCCTTACTGAAGGTGACAGCCTGATACTAAAGCTTTCAGATGAGAACAAAACTCCAATAGCAGGCCAAAGGATTGAGATAAACCTCACTCATGGAAGCAATGGAATCACTGAAAACTTCACTCTCAAGACAAATGAAAATGGAGAGTGCAGATTAGAAGACCTGATTGCAGACAACTTTACATTAAGCGCTAAGTATAATGGAAACAAGAACTACAAGCAAGCTACACTTAGCGGAAACATCTATGTGAAGAAGAAAGCAAGCGCAAGCAACAATGACAAATACAAAACAGACAATAAGGTGGATGATGTCATTGACGGCTGGGATCCAAAAGAGCATGAGGTTTCAAGAGAAGCCCTTGGTGATGGAACATATAGAATAACCTACGATGACGGATACTTTAGAATCGTGGATGAAGATGGAAACATCTTGACTTATGGGTACTGA
- a CDS encoding cobalamin-dependent protein (Presence of a B(12) (cobalamin)-binding domain implies dependence on cobalamin itself, in one of its several forms, or in some unusual lineages, dependence on a cobalamin-like analog.) — protein MQFLNKYDVEKVLLIDPNFPLAHKSRNHSDLLPVGLLKIGAYLKNNNVKTKLVRLNKGEDFSEEILNFNPDLVMITSVFTYWSKQVKEAVDYSKNLLPDVDVVVGGIFASLMPEKCREYTGCDYVQQGIIPEAEHIKPDYSLLGEDEKDIDYQIIHSSRGCIRKCGFCGTYIIEPDFSCEKSIRNEIIRKKLVFYDNNLLANPDVEELLHELIALRKEKIITSCESQSGFDGRVLKKRPHLAKLLKEANFKAPKIAWDGSVKGHKARKKEIDLLVDAGYNPKEISVFMIYNYELDYKEMEEKRVYCYNWGVQVSDCRYRPLDRLDDNYNPSKRKGQTNKDYHINHNWTDEEVRAFRRNVRRHNICIRHDMKYHSNKAERKKISKEDSMKYRKMSYEEVKQYLSDAWNPAEITYISKQTKLM, from the coding sequence ATGCAATTTTTAAATAAATATGATGTTGAAAAGGTTCTTTTAATAGATCCTAATTTCCCTTTAGCCCATAAAAGTCGTAATCATAGTGATTTACTGCCTGTGGGTCTTTTAAAAATAGGAGCATATTTAAAAAATAACAATGTTAAGACTAAATTAGTTAGGCTGAATAAAGGAGAAGATTTTTCAGAAGAAATTTTAAATTTTAATCCAGATTTAGTAATGATTACATCCGTATTTACCTATTGGTCTAAACAAGTAAAAGAAGCGGTAGATTATTCAAAAAATTTATTACCTGATGTTGATGTTGTCGTAGGAGGGATATTTGCTTCTTTAATGCCTGAAAAATGTAGAGAATATACTGGATGTGATTATGTTCAACAAGGAATAATTCCTGAAGCAGAACATATTAAACCTGATTATTCATTACTTGGTGAAGATGAGAAAGATATTGATTATCAAATCATTCATTCTTCCCGCGGTTGCATACGGAAATGTGGTTTTTGTGGGACATATATTATAGAACCAGATTTTAGTTGTGAAAAATCTATTCGTAATGAAATTATTAGGAAAAAATTAGTTTTTTATGATAATAATTTGTTAGCAAACCCTGATGTAGAGGAACTACTTCATGAATTAATTGCTCTCAGAAAAGAGAAAATTATAACAAGTTGTGAGTCTCAAAGTGGTTTTGATGGGCGAGTTCTAAAAAAAAGACCACATTTAGCAAAATTACTAAAAGAAGCTAATTTTAAGGCTCCAAAGATTGCTTGGGATGGTTCAGTTAAAGGCCATAAAGCACGTAAAAAAGAGATTGATCTTTTAGTTGATGCAGGTTATAACCCTAAAGAAATATCCGTTTTTATGATTTATAATTATGAATTAGATTATAAAGAAATGGAAGAAAAAAGGGTTTATTGTTATAATTGGGGAGTTCAAGTTTCTGATTGTAGATATCGTCCTTTAGATAGATTAGATGATAATTATAATCCTTCTAAACGTAAAGGTCAAACAAATAAGGATTATCATATTAATCATAATTGGACAGATGAGGAAGTTAGAGCATTTAGACGTAATGTCAGAAGACATAATATTTGTATTCGTCATGATATGAAATATCATTCTAATAAAGCAGAACGAAAGAAAATTTCTAAAGAAGATTCTATGAAATATCGTAAGATGAGTTATGAAGAAGTAAAACAATATTTATCTGATGCTTGGAATCCTGCAGAAATAACTTATATAAGTAAACAAACAAAATTAATGTAA